One Armatimonadota bacterium genomic window, CGTGCCGGTCGGGCAGCCCGGTGGAGATGTCCTGCCAGGTGGCGCCGAAGTCCTCGCTGCGGTAGACCCCGCAGTGCTGCTGCCGGTACAGCACCCGGGGGTTGGCGGCGCAGACGTCAATGCGGTGGGTGCAGGCGTGCACCTCGGCCAGGTGCTGCTCGACGGCCCGGGCCCGCTCGTCCGCACTCATCGGCCGCCGCAGGTCGGCGGTGCCGGCCACCGGGCAGGACTCGTACACTCCGGTCCGGGCGTACTCCCAGCTCTGCCCGCCGTCCAGGGAGCGCACCGCGCCGTGGTTGGTGCTGCTGACCACAAGCATCCGCCGGGGGTCGCGCGGGTCCAGGTGGATCCCGTGCAGGGAGTTGCCGATGGTCCCGTATCCCCAGTCGCCGTACCGTCCCTCCTTGCCGGGCGCCTCCAGGTAGCCCGGGTGGACCCGCCAGGTGCGGCCGCGGTCGGCGCTCCAGAACAGATAGCTGAAGTGCGTCCCCGCCCACAGCTGGTCGGGATCCCGCGGATTCACCGCCACCGTCCACACCCGGCGGATGGACAGGCCGTCGTTGAGCGCCGTCCAGGTCCGCCCCCCGGTCCGGGATGCATACACGCCATCGGTGAGGGTGGCGGCGTACAGGGTCCGCGTACGGGCGTCCCAGGCGCAGTGGCTGACAGACAGACCCCGCAGGTAGGGTCCCTGGCGGCGCCACCTCAGGCGCCGGGCGTCGGACGTGAATGCGTACAGCCCGTCGGTCGTCCCCACCCAGACCCGGACGGATGCCATCTCCACCCTCCTCCGCGCGTCGGAGGGTAGCCTTCGCTGCGCGTGGAAACTCCCCTGCCGGCGGAGCGGCGCGTCGCGGGTGCGGCCGGCCGCGGGCCGCACTCTCATGTGAGGAGGGTCGGGCGTGAGGCTGGCGACGTATCAGGCAGGGCGCGAGGCGCGGGTGGGATTCGTGGTGGGCGACAGGATCGTGGACCTGGAGGCGGTGGCCCGCCAGCGGCGGGTGCGGGTGCCCCGGGAGATGGTGGACGTCATCGCCGAGGTGCCCCTCACGGTCCTGCGGACGCTGGCCCGCGAGGCCCAGGCGTGGGTGGCCGCCGGACGTCCCGCCCCGCCCGTGCACCGGACCCGCCTGCTGGCCCCCGTCCCGCGGCCCCGCAAGAACATCGTGTGCATGGGCCGCAACTACGCCGAGCACGCCCGGGAAGGCGGAGTGGCGCCGCCGGAGGTGCCGGTGTTCTTCACCAAGCCCCCCACGGCGGTGGTGGGACCCGACGCACCGGTGGTCTGCCACCCGGTGACCCAGCAGCTGGACTACGAGGTGGAACTGGCCGTGGTCTTCGGGAGGCGCGGCCGCAACATCCCCGCCGCCCGGGCCCTGGACTACGTCTTCGGCTACACCATCCTCAACGACGTGACCGCCCGGGACCTGCAGCGCCGCCACCAGCAGTGGTTCAAGGGCAAGTCCCTGGACACGTTCGCCCCCCTGGGGCCGTGGATCGTCCACCGCTCGGCCCTGCCCGACCCCCAGGCCCTGTCGCTGCGGATGCGGATCAACGGGGAGATCCGCCAGGATTCCACCACCGCCAAGATGATCTTCTCGGTGGCGCAGCTGATCGAAACCCTGTCGGCGGGGATGACCGTGGAGCCCGGCGACATCCTGGCCACCGGCACCCCCGAAGGGGTGGGGATGGGGTTCTCCCCGCCCCGGTGGCTGCAGCCCGGCGACGTGATGGAGGCGGAGGTGGAGGGCATCGGGGTCCTGCGCAACCAGGTGGTCGCGCCGCGCTGACCGCCGCCCACTACCCTCCCTTGACCCGCTCGCTCCCGGGTGAAGGAGTTGCCGGGCGCGAAGAGAATGTTCCTGTTAATGGATGCTGTTCCGGATTCCGGAAAACTTAAGACCCTCCAAAAGGCTATCGAACTGCTCCGCTGTTTCGATGCTGCCCACCCGGTTCTCGGCATCTCCGACCTCAGCCGCCGCCTGGACCTGCCGCGCAGCGTGGTGTACCGCATCGCCACCACGCTGAAATCGGAAGGCCTCCTGGAACAGGAAGTCGGGTCGCGACGGTATCGCATCGGCATCGGGCTGTTCGATCTGGGGGCGCGCTACACGCACCGCCACCGATGGCTGCCGCTGGCCCTGGAGGCGCTGAAGGATCTTGTGGCCTCCACCGGCCACACCGGGTACGTCGGCGTCCTGGCTGGCCCCGACGTCGTGGTGCTGGCATCGGAGGCCGGCGCTTACCGGGTGCGTCTCGTGGTCAAACCGGGCGAGCGGTTCCCGGCGTACGCTACGGCGATCGGCAAAGCGCTCCTGGCCCGCCTGCCGGATGAAGAGGTGGCGCGCCTCTATGGCAACATGCCGCTGATCCCTCTCACCCGAGCCACCTTGCGCGAGATTCCCGCGCTCCTGGCCGAGCTCGGGCGGACCCGGACCCGGCGCTACGCCGTCGCCGACCAGGAGACCTTCGACGGGATCAAGGCCGCGGGCATCGGGTTCACCAGTACCGCGGACGACGAATCCTTCGCCCTCAGCGTCTCCTATCCGATCGCCGGTGTCTCCCCACAGGACGAGCAGCGCATCGTCGAGGCCCTGCTCCTGCGGGGCGAGCGCCTGGGCCGGGCCCTCGGAGATCGCTGGTGGGATACGGCAGCAGGGAGGCCGCGACGCCGATGAACGACGTCGCGCTCCCCGGAATTCGGGGCGAAATCCGCTCGTTGGGAGCGGCGGTGCAGGGCCGGCCCTACCTCGCGCTGGCGGCGCTTCCCCTGGTTTTCTTCGGGGTTTTTCTCGTCTATCCGCTGGCGCTGATGTTCCTCGTCAGCATTCGCAACTACGCGCCGGCCCAGATCGTCGGGGACCGCCTCACGTTGGAGAACTACCTGCGGTTTCTCCTCGACCCGTTCTATCGCCGGATCCTGCTCTCCACCCTCCGCCTGGCGGCGGTCGTAAGCGCCGCCGCTCTGCTCCTCGCCTATCCCTTGGCCTATTATCTTTCCCGAACGACCAGCCGGGTCAAAGGGTGGCTCATCTTCCTGCTGCTGACGCCGCTCATGGTCGGGATCGTCGTCCGTACCTACGGCTGGATCGTCCTGCTGGGGCGCAACGGCACCGTCAACCAGTTGCTGCTGGCCCTGGGTCTCGTCCAGGAGCCGGTGCGCATCCTGTTTACGGAGACTGCCGTCGTCCTGGGCCTGATCGAGATCCTCCTGCCCTACATGATCTTTCCCCTGATCTCCGCCTTGCAGAAGGTGGACCCCACGCTGGAAGCGGCGGCCGCCTCCCTGGGCGCCGGCCCGCTGGAGGTGCTGCGGCGCGTGGTGTTGCCCCTCAGTCTGCCGGGCATCGTCTCGGGCACGGTGATCGTCTTCACCCTGTCCGCGGGCGCGATCGTGACCCCGGCCGTCCTGGGCGGCCCGCGCACACAGACCATGGGGACGCTGATCTACCAGCTCATGACCGCCACGTTAAACTGGCCTTTCGGCTCCGCCGTCGCCTTCATCCTCCTGGCCTTTGAAGCCTTCCCCGTCTTCCTCTTCTTCGCCGCGACGGCCCGAGGGCGGGCCGGGAGGGGACCATGACGTTGCTCCGGGCGCTGGGACGTCTGTACCTCGTGTCGGTCTTTGTCTTTCTCCTCGCCCCCGTCGTGGTCGCCGTGCTCACATCTTTCAACCCGACCCGGCTGAACCTGTTCCCCCCGCAGGGAGTCTCGCTCATCTGGTATCGGGAGTTCCTCCAGGCCGACAACTTCACCCACGCCTTCGTTGCCGTGAGCTTGAAGCTGGCCCTGATCGTCGCTGTCGTCACGGGGCTCCTGGCCCTGCCCGCGGCGTATGCGCTCAGCCGCTATCGGTTCCGAGGACGCACCCTGCTTCAGACGCTGTTCCTGTCGCCGATGATGGTCCCCCAGATGGTGGTGGGGATCGCCCTGCTGCTGTTCTTTGCCCGTTACACCTTCGCCGATGAGCTCCGCATCGTGGTTGGCCACACGCTCATCGCCCTACCCATCGCCATCCGGGCCATCACGGCCAGCCTGGAGGGCAGTGATCCCCAACTGGAGGAGGCAGCTCTGAGCCTGGGTGCCAATCCCCTGCAGACCTTCGCCCGTGTCACGGCGCCGCTGATCGGATCGGGGCTGCTGGCCGCGATGCTGTTCGCCTTCACCCTCTCTTTCACCGACGTAAACGTGGCCCTGTTTCTCACCGGGCCGCGGACCACGACGCTGCCGGTGGAGGTGTTCGCCTACCTGCGCTGGGAGAGCACGCCCGTGATCGCCGCGATTGCCGCGGTGCAGGTGGCGATGATCCTGGTCATCGCGCTGGTGATTCACCGGCTGGCCGGGTTGGATGCTGTCGTGAGGTACTGACGAGGTCTGCAGCACAACGCACGCCATCGAGGAGGTGGGAGGATGCTGATCCGGGCAGAAGGCGATCGGATCGAGCTGGTCCTCAGCCGGAGGAGTTTGCTGCGGCTAGGCGCGGCCACGGTCGGCGCGGCGGTCCTCGGCCGACTCGCCGCGCTATCGGGCGGGAGCCCGGCCACGGCCGCCGCCCCGGTTTCGGACCTCAACCTGCTGTTCGCGGGGGGGACGTGGAAGGAGTACTTCGAGCGGATCTACGCCCGGCCCTTCGAGAAGGCGAAGGGGGTGCGGGTGGTCTTCAGCGTCGGCGACTCGGCCCAGCAGATCTCCCGGGTCATCGCCGAACGCGACAACCCGCGGTTCGACATGATCCACATGCACCAGTATGCTGCAGCCCAGCTGAATGAATTGGGGCTGCTCGTGCCGCCTGATCCGCGGATCGTTACGAACCTCAAGGACGTGGATGAGGCGTTTCGCTTCCCGTACTTTGTCGGCAAGGTGCTGGCGCCCTTCGGCCTAGCCGTGAATACCCGTCGGGCACCGAAGAAGGTGACGTCCTGGAAGGACCTCTGGGATCCCGTCTTCGCGGGCCGGGTGGCCATCCCGAAGTGGGAGTGGGTGGGCAATACCTGGTTCTACGCCGTCAACCGGGTCTGGGGCGGCACCGAGACGAACATCGATCCCGGCATCGCCAAGTGCCGCGAGCTGGTGCGCGCCAACCGCGCCGTGATCATGAACAACGTCG contains:
- a CDS encoding fumarylacetoacetate hydrolase family protein, yielding MRLATYQAGREARVGFVVGDRIVDLEAVARQRRVRVPREMVDVIAEVPLTVLRTLAREAQAWVAAGRPAPPVHRTRLLAPVPRPRKNIVCMGRNYAEHAREGGVAPPEVPVFFTKPPTAVVGPDAPVVCHPVTQQLDYEVELAVVFGRRGRNIPAARALDYVFGYTILNDVTARDLQRRHQQWFKGKSLDTFAPLGPWIVHRSALPDPQALSLRMRINGEIRQDSTTAKMIFSVAQLIETLSAGMTVEPGDILATGTPEGVGMGFSPPRWLQPGDVMEAEVEGIGVLRNQVVAPR
- a CDS encoding IclR family transcriptional regulator — its product is MDAVPDSGKLKTLQKAIELLRCFDAAHPVLGISDLSRRLDLPRSVVYRIATTLKSEGLLEQEVGSRRYRIGIGLFDLGARYTHRHRWLPLALEALKDLVASTGHTGYVGVLAGPDVVVLASEAGAYRVRLVVKPGERFPAYATAIGKALLARLPDEEVARLYGNMPLIPLTRATLREIPALLAELGRTRTRRYAVADQETFDGIKAAGIGFTSTADDESFALSVSYPIAGVSPQDEQRIVEALLLRGERLGRALGDRWWDTAAGRPRRR
- a CDS encoding ABC transporter permease encodes the protein MGYGSREAATPMNDVALPGIRGEIRSLGAAVQGRPYLALAALPLVFFGVFLVYPLALMFLVSIRNYAPAQIVGDRLTLENYLRFLLDPFYRRILLSTLRLAAVVSAAALLLAYPLAYYLSRTTSRVKGWLIFLLLTPLMVGIVVRTYGWIVLLGRNGTVNQLLLALGLVQEPVRILFTETAVVLGLIEILLPYMIFPLISALQKVDPTLEAAAASLGAGPLEVLRRVVLPLSLPGIVSGTVIVFTLSAGAIVTPAVLGGPRTQTMGTLIYQLMTATLNWPFGSAVAFILLAFEAFPVFLFFAATARGRAGRGP
- a CDS encoding ABC transporter permease, with product MTLLRALGRLYLVSVFVFLLAPVVVAVLTSFNPTRLNLFPPQGVSLIWYREFLQADNFTHAFVAVSLKLALIVAVVTGLLALPAAYALSRYRFRGRTLLQTLFLSPMMVPQMVVGIALLLFFARYTFADELRIVVGHTLIALPIAIRAITASLEGSDPQLEEAALSLGANPLQTFARVTAPLIGSGLLAAMLFAFTLSFTDVNVALFLTGPRTTTLPVEVFAYLRWESTPVIAAIAAVQVAMILVIALVIHRLAGLDAVVRY
- a CDS encoding extracellular solute-binding protein, translated to MLIRAEGDRIELVLSRRSLLRLGAATVGAAVLGRLAALSGGSPATAAAPVSDLNLLFAGGTWKEYFERIYARPFEKAKGVRVVFSVGDSAQQISRVIAERDNPRFDMIHMHQYAAAQLNELGLLVPPDPRIVTNLKDVDEAFRFPYFVGKVLAPFGLAVNTRRAPKKVTSWKDLWDPVFAGRVAIPKWEWVGNTWFYAVNRVWGGTETNIDPGIAKCRELVRANRAVIMNNVEHGIALLTSEETWIQPFYTARTEQARDAGAPVEFVFPSEGALNWTFNLGIIRGRGAASTALAQEFLNFTLDPVQQAQFGILTGYPPTNRRAQALLPSNSNVLLTPEQMANLGRMRFDIKAMLANRDRHAERWNKEVLG